In one window of Burkholderia cenocepacia DNA:
- a CDS encoding 4a-hydroxytetrahydrobiopterin dehydratase yields the protein MNDAGLAARCSRAWAPLPNERCKMIHKLTSEERKTRLEDLPHWTAVPGRDAIQRRLRFADFNEAFGFMTRVAIKAQEMNHHPEWFNVYNRVDVTLSTHDADGLTERDIELARFIDGAAAHAQPGA from the coding sequence ATGAACGATGCCGGCCTCGCCGCGCGGTGCAGCCGCGCGTGGGCGCCGTTACCGAACGAGAGGTGCAAGATGATCCACAAGCTCACATCCGAAGAACGCAAGACCCGGCTCGAAGACCTGCCGCACTGGACGGCCGTGCCGGGCCGCGACGCGATCCAGCGCCGCCTGCGCTTCGCCGATTTCAACGAAGCGTTCGGCTTCATGACGCGCGTCGCGATCAAGGCGCAGGAGATGAACCACCATCCGGAATGGTTCAACGTGTACAACCGTGTCGACGTCACGCTGTCGACCCACGACGCCGACGGCCTGACCGAACGCGACATCGAACTCGCGCGGTTCATCGACGGCGCCGCCGCGCACGCGCAACCGGGCGCCTGA
- the phhA gene encoding phenylalanine 4-monooxygenase: MSTVVTAKLQEQFDAGLETRADFTIDQPLQRYGQVDHAVWHQLYARQSALLRGRACDAFVAGLGKIALPADRVPSFADVNRQLKPATGWEIVAVPGLVPDRVFFEHLANRRFPVTWWMRRPDQLDYLQEPDCFHDLFGHVPLLIDPVFADYMQAYGRTALAVADDEAALARLARLYWYTVEFGLIRDPRGTNGLSIYGAGIVSSKGESLYSLESAAPNRLAFDLERVMRTKYRIDTFQKTYFVIDDFAQLFALADVDGRALADRLAALPEFAAGAVLDTDRVLHRGTGEGWPDDADA, encoded by the coding sequence ATGTCCACCGTCGTCACCGCGAAACTGCAGGAGCAGTTCGATGCGGGCCTCGAAACCCGCGCCGATTTCACCATCGACCAGCCGCTGCAGCGCTACGGCCAGGTCGATCACGCGGTGTGGCACCAGCTCTATGCGCGCCAGTCGGCCCTGCTGCGCGGCCGCGCGTGCGATGCGTTCGTCGCCGGGCTCGGCAAGATTGCGCTGCCGGCCGATCGCGTACCGTCGTTCGCGGACGTGAACCGCCAGTTGAAGCCCGCGACCGGTTGGGAAATCGTCGCGGTGCCGGGCCTCGTGCCCGACCGCGTGTTCTTCGAGCACCTCGCGAACCGGCGTTTCCCCGTTACCTGGTGGATGCGCCGTCCCGACCAGCTCGACTACCTGCAGGAACCCGACTGCTTTCACGACCTGTTCGGCCACGTGCCGCTGCTGATCGACCCGGTGTTCGCCGACTACATGCAGGCGTATGGCCGCACCGCGCTCGCGGTCGCCGACGACGAAGCGGCACTGGCGCGGCTCGCGCGCCTCTATTGGTATACGGTGGAATTCGGGCTGATCCGCGACCCGCGCGGGACGAATGGGCTGTCGATCTACGGCGCGGGGATCGTGTCGAGCAAAGGCGAAAGCCTGTACAGCCTCGAAAGCGCGGCGCCGAACCGGCTCGCGTTCGACCTCGAGCGCGTGATGCGCACGAAGTACCGGATCGACACGTTCCAGAAGACCTACTTCGTGATCGACGATTTCGCGCAGTTGTTCGCGCTCGCCGACGTCGACGGCCGCGCACTGGCCGATCGGCTCGCGGCGCTGCCCGAATTCGCGGCCGGCGCGGTGCTCGACACCGACCGCGTGCTGCATCGCGGCACGGGCGAAGGCTGGCCCGACGACGCCGACGCGTGA